The following coding sequences lie in one Longimicrobium sp. genomic window:
- a CDS encoding DUF4388 domain-containing protein — protein sequence MAIKGNLREASLPDVLQLLSMGQKTGCLSLTDRSNFGYIYFERGRISYASIVNRRDRLGDLLVKNGLLDAKDLFAAIDDQAKSPGERLGEILIRRGSITRDQMEHYIRIQIEEAVYFLFTWTQGSFYFEADQRPEEGSFQVSINPENLLLEGARRIDEWSLIEKKIPSLDLVFETDRTKAMDGLELSEDQRKIIPLMDGKRTVQELIEESGMVEFDVGKALFGLIQAGFAHPVGRRSVVEQKEVPQARIDEHRNLGIAFYRTGMYDESTREFRRVAELQPGNVDSRFHLALIGLRKGDDRMALRFFKETTEMAGARAPVLHGMSLALERLGRLPDARFASDEAARLAPQRPQVQLSRAILLLKQGEAHEAAAAFARFREGFTGPRLPAAYFAFAVLAEAASGRADAALKLGEEGIKLHAHSAPLHLHLGVVRERRGEWELAEAMYRRAVEEDGDLPQAHKALGDALYRRGAYDDAAESYGRALQINAALGDDVYFRLGNIHYKKMERAEAVKLWRRALELNPQNTVVRTNLELVERVLG from the coding sequence ATGGCGATCAAGGGCAACCTCCGCGAAGCCTCGCTCCCCGACGTCCTCCAGCTCCTGAGCATGGGGCAGAAGACGGGGTGCCTGTCGCTCACCGACCGCTCCAACTTCGGCTACATCTACTTCGAGCGCGGGCGCATCAGCTACGCCTCCATCGTCAACCGGCGCGACCGGCTGGGCGACCTGCTGGTCAAGAACGGGCTGCTGGACGCCAAGGACCTCTTTGCCGCCATCGACGACCAGGCGAAGTCGCCGGGCGAGCGGCTGGGCGAGATCCTCATCCGCCGCGGCTCCATCACGCGCGACCAGATGGAGCACTACATCCGCATCCAGATCGAGGAGGCGGTCTACTTCCTCTTCACCTGGACGCAGGGCTCCTTCTACTTCGAGGCCGACCAGCGCCCGGAAGAGGGCTCCTTCCAGGTGTCGATCAACCCGGAGAACCTCCTGCTGGAGGGGGCGCGGCGGATCGACGAGTGGAGCCTCATCGAAAAAAAGATCCCCTCCCTCGACCTGGTGTTCGAGACGGACCGCACCAAGGCGATGGATGGGCTGGAGCTCTCCGAGGACCAGCGGAAGATCATCCCGCTGATGGACGGCAAGCGGACGGTGCAGGAGCTGATCGAGGAGAGCGGAATGGTGGAGTTCGACGTGGGGAAGGCCCTCTTCGGGCTGATCCAGGCCGGCTTCGCCCACCCGGTGGGGCGCCGCTCCGTCGTCGAGCAGAAGGAGGTGCCGCAGGCGCGAATCGACGAGCACCGCAACCTGGGGATCGCCTTCTACCGCACGGGGATGTACGACGAGTCCACGCGCGAGTTCAGGCGCGTGGCGGAGCTGCAGCCGGGGAACGTGGACTCGCGCTTCCACCTGGCGCTGATCGGCTTGCGCAAGGGCGACGACCGGATGGCGCTCCGCTTCTTCAAGGAGACCACGGAGATGGCGGGCGCGCGCGCACCCGTGCTGCACGGGATGTCGCTCGCGCTGGAGCGGCTTGGGCGCCTTCCCGATGCGCGCTTCGCATCCGACGAGGCGGCGCGCCTGGCCCCGCAGCGCCCGCAGGTGCAGCTCTCGCGCGCCATCCTCCTGCTCAAGCAGGGGGAGGCGCACGAGGCCGCCGCGGCGTTCGCGCGCTTCCGCGAGGGCTTCACGGGGCCGCGCCTTCCCGCCGCCTACTTCGCCTTCGCCGTCCTCGCCGAGGCCGCATCCGGCCGCGCGGATGCCGCGCTCAAGCTGGGCGAGGAAGGGATCAAGCTGCACGCGCACTCCGCCCCGCTGCACCTGCACCTGGGCGTGGTGCGCGAGCGCCGCGGCGAGTGGGAGCTTGCCGAGGCCATGTACCGCCGCGCCGTCGAGGAAGACGGCGACCTGCCGCAGGCGCACAAGGCCCTCGGCGACGCCCTCTACCGCCGCGGCGCCTACGACGACGCCGCCGAATCGTACGGCCGCGCCCTCCAGATCAACGCCGCCCTCGGCGACGACGTCTACTTCCGCCTCGGCAACATCCACTACAAGAAGATGGAGCGCGCCGAAGCCGTGAAGCTGTGGCGCCGCGCCCTGGAGCTGAACCCGCAGAACACCGTCGTGCGCACCAACCTGGAGCTGGTGGAGAGGGTGCTGGGCTGA